A portion of the Osmerus mordax isolate fOsmMor3 chromosome 22, fOsmMor3.pri, whole genome shotgun sequence genome contains these proteins:
- the LOC136965742 gene encoding ubiquitin carboxyl-terminal hydrolase 9X isoform X8, protein MTATTRGSPVGGNDSQGQAPDAQSPPPPPQNQTASPSSSTEPSPVSPAEEQGQGDAAPALEEDEPAFPHTDLAKLDDMINRPRWVVPVLPKGELEVLLEAAIDLSKKGLDGKCEACQRFFRDGLTISFTKILTDEAVSGWKFEIHRCIINNTHRLVELCVSKLSQDWFPLLELLAMAVNPHCKFHIYNGTRPSETVPAGATLADDELYARPPDPRSPKGWLVDLINKFGTLNGFQTLHDRFMSGQALNVQIIAALIKPFGQCYEFLTLHTVKKFFLPVIEMVPQFLENLTDEELKKEAKNEAKNDALSMIIKSLKNLASRVPGQEETVKNLEIFRLKMILRLLQISSFNGKMNALNEVNKVISSVSYYTHRHGNPEEEEWLTAERMAEWIQQNHILSIVLRDSLHQPQYVEKLEKILRFVIKEKALTMQDLDSIWAAQAGKHEAIVKNVHDLLAKLAWDFSPEQLDHLFDCFKASWTSASKKQREKLLELIRRLAEDDKDGVMAHKVLNLLWNLAHSDDVPVDIMDQALSAHIKILDYSCSQDRDTQKIQWIDRFIEELRTNEKWVIPALKQIREICSLFGEAPQNLSQTQRSPHVFYRHDLINQLQHNHALVTLVAENLSAYMETMRQFSKAEHADFDPQNVRVGSRYSHVQEVQERLNFLRFLLKDGQLWLCAPQAKQIWKCLAESAVFLCDREACFKWYSKLMGDEPDLDPDINKDFFENNVLQLDPSLLTENGMKCFERFFKAVNCREGKLVAKRRAYMMDDLELIGLDYLWKVVIQGSDDIASRAIDLLKEIYTNLGPKLQVNQVEIHEDFIQSCFDRLKASYDTLCVLDRDKDSINCARQEAIRMVRVLNVLKEYINECDSDYHEERSILPMSRAFRGKHITLIVRFPNQGRQVDDLDIWSHTNDTIGSVRRGILTRIKANATHTKIELFIGGEVVDPADDRKLIGQLNLKDKTLITAKLTQVSATVPSSPDSSSDSSTGSPGNHGNHFSEGPNPEVESCLPGVIMSLHLRYISFLWQVADLGCTLNMPLLRDGARLLTKLMPPDTSTVENLRAICLDHAKLGENSLSPTLDSRFFGPSPSQVLYLTEVVYALLMPASGTLGEDACDFQFNFLKSGGLPLVLSMLTRNNFLPSADMETRRGAYLNALKIAKLLLTAVGFGHVKAVAEACQPEVEGTTPASPVNNPINQATHDQALVLQNALQNIPNPASECMLRNVAIRLAQQISDEQNFFQASKYIPDICVIRAVQKIVWASGCGTVQLVFSSNEDISQIYEKTNAGQEPDGEDEQVCCEALEVMTLCFALLPTALDTLSKEKAWQTFIIDLLLHCHSKSVRQMAQEQFFLMATRCCMGHRPLLFFITLLFTVLGTTAKERAKQAGDYFTLLRHLLNYAYNSNINLPNAEVLLNNQIAWLKRIRDEVKRSGETGVEETILEGHLGVTKELLSFQTPQKKFYIGCETGGANLIKELIDDFIFPASNVYLQYMKSGEFPPEQAIPVCSSPASINAGLELLVALAVGCVRNLKQIVDTLTDMYYLGCESLTEWEYLPPVGPRPTKGFVGLKNAGATCYMNSVIQQLYMIPPIRNGILAVEGTGSDVDEDTSGDEKQESEGNADPRDEVFSYNHQFDDKPKSEDRKEYNMGVLRHLQVIFGHLAASRLQYYVPRGFWKQFRLWGEPVNLREQHDALEFFNSLVDSLDEALKALGHASMLSKVLGGSFADQKICQGCPHRYECEESFTTLNVDIRNHQNLLDSMEQYVKGDLLEGANAYHCEKCNKKVDTVKRLLIKKLPPVLAIQLKRFDYDWERECAIKFNDYFEFPRELDMEPYTVAGVAKLEGDDGNPESQMIQQNEPSEPEPPGCSSRYRLVGVLVHSGQASGGHYYSYIVQRDGSRGDSGQRDVSGGDSGQRDRWYKFDDGDVTECKMDDEEEMKSQCFGGEYMGEVFDHMMKRMSYRRQKRWWNAYILFYERMDTQGGAPADAELAKCISELTVSPPTTPRQVKMPGAIECSVRKQNVQFMHSRMQYSLEYFQFIKKLLTCNSVYLNPPPGQDHLLPEAEEIAMISIQLAARFLFSTGFHTKKVVRGPASDWYDALCILLRHSKNVRCWFSHSVLFSYPTRFSEHLLECPSAEVRGAFAKLIVFIAHFSLQDGPCPAPTTSPGGTTQACDNLSLSDHLLRAVLNLLRREVSEHGRHLQQYFNLFVMYANLGLAEKSQLLKLNVPATFMLVALDEGPGPPIKYQYAELGKLYTVVSQLLRCCDVSARMQSSINGNPALPNPYGDPSLTAPITPLQQLVAEILFVRTSYVKKIIEDCSNSEETVKLLRFSCWENPQFSSTVLSELLWQVAYSYTYELRPYLDLLLQILLIEDSWQTHRIHNVLKGIPDDRDGLFDTIQRSKNHYQKRAYQCIKCMVALFSTCTVAYQILQSNGDLKRKWTWAVEWLGDELERRPYTGNPQYTYNNWSPPVQSNETSNGYFLERSHSARMTLAKACELCPEEEPDDQEAPDDHDSSPPEDTALYPHPPAGTQYQQQNNLPHGQPYTGPAAQHMNAPQRPPQRAQESWETTEEGVPPPVQAKE, encoded by the exons ATGACGGCCACCACCCGTGGCTCTCCTGTCGGCGGCAATGACAGCCAGGGCCAGGCGCCTGACGCTCAgagcccgccccctcccccacagaaCCAG aCGGCGTCCCCCAGCTCGTCCACGGAGCCTTCCCCGGTGAGCCCAGcggaggagcagggccagggcgaCGCCGCCCCCgccctggaggaggacgagcCAGCCTTCCCCCACACAGATCTGGCCAAGCTGGATGACATGatcaacag GCCTCGCTGGGTTGTACCAGTCCTACCAAAGGGGGAGTTAGAGGTCCTACTTGAAGCTGCTATCGACCTTAGTAAAAAag GGCTGGATGGGAAGTGTGAGGCCTGCCAGAGGTTTTTCCGTGACGGCCTGACCATCTCTTTCACCAAGATCCTCACAGACGAGGCTGTGAGCGGGTGGAAGTTTGAGATTCAC AGATGCATCATAAACAATACCCACCGCCtggtggagctgtgtgtgagcaAGCTCTCTCAGGACTGGTTTcctctgctggagctgctggccaTGGCCGTCAACCCCCACTGCAAGTTCCACATCTACAACGGCACACGGCCCTCTGAGACCGTCCCTGCCGGCGCCACGCTGGCCGACGACGAGCTGTACGCGCGCCCCCCTGACCCCCGCTCGCCCAAg GGCTGGCTGGTGGATCTGATCAACAAGTTTGGAACCCTGAACGGGTTTCAGACCCTCCACGATCGCTTCATGAGTGGACAGGCCCTCAACGTCCAGATCATCGCTGCCCTCATCAA acCGTTCGGGCAGTGCTACGAGTTCCTCACGCTGCACACGGTGAAGAAGTTCTTCCTCCCGGTGATCGAGATGGTCCCTCAGTTCCTGGAGAACCTCACGGAcgaggagctgaagaaggaggctaAGAACGAGGCCAAGAACGACGCTCTGTCCATGATCATCAAGTCCCTGAAGAATCTGGCGTCCAGGGTCCCCGGCCAGGAGGAGACCGTAAAGAACCTGGAGATCTTCCGCCTGAAGATGATCCTCAG GTTACTGCAGATCTCCTCTTTCAACGGCAAGATGAACGCTCTGAACGAGGTGAACAAGGTCATCTCCAGTGTGTCCTACTACACACATCGCCATGGCAAccccgaggaggaggagtggctgACGGCTGAACGCATGGCG gagtGGATCCAGCAGAACCACATCCTGTCCATCGTCTTGAGGGACAGCCTGCACCAGCCGCAGTACgtggagaagctggagaagaTCCTTCGCTTCGTCATCAAGGAGAAGGCTCTCACCATGCAGGACCTGGACAGCATCTGGGCGGCTCAG GCTGGGAAACACGAGGCGATAGTGAAGAATGTTCATGACCTCCTGGCCAAGCTGGCCTGGGACTTCTCCCCTGAGCAGCTGGACCATCTGTTCGACTGCTTCAAG gcCAGCTGGACCAGCGCCAGTAAGAAGCAGCGTGAGAAGCTGCTGGAGCTGATCAGGCGCCTGGCGGAGGACGATAAGGATGGCGTGATGGCCCACAAGGTGCTCAACCTGCTGTGGAACCTGGCACACAGCGACGATGTCCCTGTGGACATCATGGACCAGGCCCTCAGCGCACACATCAAGATCCTGGACTACAGCTGCTCTCAG GACAGAGACACCCAGAAGATCCAGTGGATCGACCGCTTCATCGAGGAGCTCCGGACCAATGAGAAGTGGGTGATCCCGGCCCTGAAGCAGATCAGAGAGATCTGCAGCCTGTTTGGAGAGGCGCCACAGAACCTCAG tcAGACCCAGAGGAGTCCTCACGTGTTCTACCGCCACGACCTGATCAACCAGCTGCAGCACAACCATGCGCTGGTCACCCTGGTGGCTGAGAACCTGTCTGCCTACATGGAAACCATGCGCCAGTTCTCCAAAG CAGAGCATGCGGACTTCGACCCCCAGAACGTGAGGGTGGGCAGCCGATACAGCCACGTACAGGAAGTTCAGGAAAGACTAAACTtcctgag gttcCTGCTGAAGGATGGCCAGCTGTGGCTCTGTGCTCCCCAGGCCAAGCAGATCTGGAAGTGTCTGGCTGAGAGCGCTGTCTTCCTGTGTGACCGCGAGGCCTGTTTCAAatg GTACTCCAAGCTGATGGGCGACGAACCTGACCTGGACCCAGACATCAACAAGGACTTCTTTGAGAACAATGTTCTGCAGCTGGACCCGTCTCTGCTGACGGAGAACGGGATGAAGTGCTTCGAGAGGTTCTTCAAGGCCGTCAACTGCCGTGAGGGCAAGCTGGTGGCCAAGCGCAGGGCTTACATGATGGACGACCTGGAGCTCATCGGACTGGACTACCTGTGGAAg gtggtcATCCAGGGCAGCGACGACATCGCCAGCAGAGCCATCGACCTCCTGAAAGAGATCTACACCAACCTGGGGCCCAAGCTGCAGGTCAACCAg GTGGAGATCCACGAGGACTTCATCCAGTCGTGTTTCGACCGCCTGAAGGCATCGTACGACACTCTGTGTGTTCTGGACCGAGACAAGGACAGCATCAACTGTGCCCGCCAGGAAGCCATCCGCATGGTCCGAGTGCTCAACGTGTTGAAGGAGTACATCAACGAGTGTGACAGTGACTACCATGAGGAGAGGAGCATACTGCCCATGTccag ggcgTTCCGGGGGAAGCACATCACGTTGATCGTGCGGTTCCCCAACCAGGGGCGGCAGGTGGACGACCTGGACATCTGGTCCCACACCAACGACACCATCGGCTCTGTGAGGAGGGGCATCCTCACCCGCATCAAGGCCAACGCCACGCACACCAAGATAGAGCTGTTCATTGGTGGAGAGGTGGTGGATCCGGCCGACGACAGGAAGCTGATTGGACAGCTCAACCTCAAAGATAAAACG ctgatAACAGCTAAGCTGACCCAGGTGAGCGCTACGGTGCCGTCCAGTCCTGACAGCTCCTCAGACTCCTCCACCGGCTCACCCGGGAACCACGGCAACCACTTCAGTGAGGGCCCCAACCCCGAGGTGGAGAGCTGTCTTCCTGgagtg ATCATGTCTCTGCACCTGCGCTACATCTCCTTCCTGTGGCAGGTGGCCGACCTGGGTTGCACCCTCAACATGCCCCTGCTCCGAGACGGAGCAAGGCTACTGACCAAGCTCATGCCcccag aCACCAGCACGGTGGAGAACCTGCGAGCCATCTGTCTGGACCACGCCAAGCTGGGGGAGAacagcctcagccccaccctGGACTCTCGCTTCTTCGGCCCCTCGCCTTCCCAAGTGCTTTACCTCACCGAG gtggtGTACGCTCTGCTCATGCCTGCCAGCGGCACCCTGGGAGAGGACGCCTGCGACTTCCAGTTCAACTTCCTGAAGAGCGGCGGGCTCCCGCTCGTACTGAGCATGCTCACCAGGAACAACTTCCTGCCCAGCGCCGACATGGAGACCCGTCGGGGGGCGTACCTCAACGCCCTGAAGATCGCCAAGCTGCTGCTCACCGCCGTGGGCTTCGGGCACGTGAAAGCGGTGGCAGAGGCGTGCCAGCCGGAGGTGGAGGGCACCACCCCAGCCTCGCCGGTAAATAACCCT ATCAACCAGGCCACGCACGACCAGGCGCTGGTGCTGCAGAATGCACTTCAGAACATCCCAAACCCCGCCTCTGAGTGCATGCTGCGCAACGTGGCCATCCGGTTGGCTCAGCAGATCTCTGACGAG CAGAACTTCTTCCAGGCGTCTAAGTACATCCCAGACATCTGTGTGATCCGGGCAGTGCAGAAGATCGTGTGGGCGTCAGGCTGCGGCACTGTGCAGCTGGTCTTCAGCTCCAACGAAGACATCAGCCAGATCTACGAGAAG ACGAATGCGGGGCAGGAGCCAGATGGGGAGGATGAGCAGGTGTGCTGCGAGGCCCTGGAGGTCATGACCCTGTGCTTCGCCCTGCTGCCCACGGCCCTGGACACCCTCAGCAAGGAGAAGGCCTGGCAGACCTTCATCATAGATCTGCTGCTGCACTGCCACAGCAA gtctgtgAGGCAGATGGCCCAGGAGCAGTTCTTCCTCATGGCCACCAGGTGCTGCATGGGCCACAGACCCCTCCTGTTCTTCATAACCCTGCTGTTCACCGTGTTGGGG ACGACAGCTAAGGAGCGGGCGAAGCAGGCTGGAGACTACTTCACCCTGCTGAGACACCTCCTCAACTACGCCTACAACAGCAACATCAACCTGCCCAATGCCGAGGTGCTGCTCAACAACCAGATCGCCTGGCTCAAGAGGATCAGG GACGAGGTGAAGCGGTCGGGGGAGACTGGGGTGGAGGAGACCATTCTGGAAGGTCACCTGGGGGTCACCAAGGAGCTGCTCTCTTTCCAGACTCCACAGAAGAAGTTCTACATCGGCTGTGAGACGGGAGGGGCTAACCTCATCAAG gagctGATAGATGACTTCATCTTCCCTGCGTCTAACGTGTACCTGCAGTACATGAAGAGTGGGGAGTTCCCCCCAGAGCAGGCCATCCCTGTGTGCAGCAGCCCCGCCTCCATCAACGCCGGCTTGGAGCTGCTGGTGGCGCTGGCGGTGGGCTGTGTACGCAACCTCAAGCAGATCGTCGACACGCTCACCGACATGTACTACCTAG gctgtgAGTCTCTGACGGAGTGGGAGTACCTGCCCCCCGTAGGCCCGCGACCCACCAAGGGCTTCGTGGGGCTGAAGAACGCGGGCGCCACCTGCTACATGAACTCAGTCATCCAGCAGCTCTACATGATCCCGCCCATACGCAACGGCATCCTGGCCGTGGAGGGGACCGGCTCCGACGTGGACGAAGACACGTCAGGAGACGAGAAGCAGGAGAGCGAG ggTAACGCAGACCCTCGGGACGAAGTGTTTAGCTACAACCACCAGTTTGACGACAAGCCCAAGTctgaggacaggaaggagtACAACATGGGGGTGCTGCGCCACCTGCAGGTCATCTTTGGTCACCTGGCCGCCTCTAGGCTGCAGTACTACGTCCCCAGAGGGTTCTGGAAGCAGTTCAG gtTGTGGGGGGAGCCGGTGAACCTGCGCGAGCAGCACGATGCGCTGGAGTTCTTTAACTCCCTGGTGGACAGTCTGGACGAGGCCCTGAAGGCCCTGGGACATGCCTCCATGCTCAGCAAGGTGCTGGGGGGCTCCTTTGCCGACCAGAAGATCTGCCAGGGCTGtcctcacag gtacgaGTGTGAGGAGTCCTTCACCACGTTGAACGTGGACATCAGAAACCACCAGAACCTTCTGGACTCCATGGAGCAGTACGTGAagggagacctgctggagggggCCAACGCCTACCACTGTGAAAAGTGCAACAAGAAG GTGGACACGGTGAAGAGGCTGCTCATTAAGAAGCTGCCCCCGGTCCTGGCCATCCAGCTGAAGCGCTTCGACTACGATTGGGAGAGGGAGTGTGCCATCAAGTTCAACGACTACTTTGAGTTCCCCCGTGAGCTGGACATGGAGCCCTACACCGTGGCGGGCGTGGCCAAGCTGGAGGGGGACGATGGGAACCCGGAGAGCCAG aTGATCCAGCAGAACGAGCCGTCCGAACCTGAGCCCCCTGGCTGCAGTTCCCGCTACCGCCTGGTGGGGGTGCTGGTGCACTCGGGCCAGGCCAGCGGGGGACATTACTACTCCTACATCGTCCAACGAGACGGCTCCAGGGGTGACAGCGGCCAGAGAGACGTCTCCGGGGGCGACAGTGGCCAGAGAGACCGCTGGTACAAGTTTGACGACGGCGACGTGACGGAGTGCAAGATGGACgacgaggaggagatgaagagccAGTGCTTTGGGGGGGAGTACATGGGGGAGGTGTTCGACCacatgatgaagaggatgtCATACCGCCGGCAGAAGCGCTGGTGGAACGCCTACATCCTGTTCTACGAGAGGATGGACACGCAGGGAGGAGCCCCAGCCGACGCCGAGCTCGCCAAGTGCATCTCAGAGCTCACCGTctctccacccaccaccccGCGACAG GTGAAGATGCCAGGGGCCATTGAGTGCAGCGTGAGGAAGCAGAACGTGCAGTTCATGCACAGCCGCATGCAGTACAGCCTGGAGTACTTTCAGTTCATCAAGAAACTGCTCACCTGCAACAGCGTCTACCTCAACCCTCCTCCAG gtcAGGACCACCTGTTACCTGAGGCGGAGGAGATCGCTATGATCAGCATCCAGTTGGCGGCTCGCTTCCTGTTCAGCACCGGCTTCCACACCAAGAAGGTGGTCCGAGGGCCAGCCAGCGACTG gtatGATGCTCTCTGCATCCTGCTGCGCCACAGTAAGAATGTCCGCTGCTGGTTCTCCCACAGCGTTCTGTTCTCCTACCCCACACGCTTCTCAGAGCACCTGCTGGAGTGTCCTAGTGCAGAGGTGCGCGGGGCCTTCGCCAAGCTCATCGTCTTCATCGCACACTTCTCCCTGCAGGACgggccctgccccgcccccaccacctccccggGGGGCACCAcacag GCATGTGATAACCTGAGTCTGAGCGACCACCTGCTGAGAGCAGTGCTCAACCtgctgaggagggaggtgtcAGAGCACGGGCGCCACCTGCAGCAGTACTTCAACCTGTTCGTCATGTATGCCAACCTGG gcctggcAGAGAAGAGCCAGCTGTTGAAGTTAAATGTGCCTGCCACCTTCATGCTGGTGGCCCTGGACGAGGGCCCGGGGCCCCCCATCAAGTACCAGTACGCTGAGCTGGGCAAGCTGTACACCGTGGTGTCCCAGCTGCTGCGCTGCTGCGACGTGTCTGCTCGCATGCAGTCCTCCATCAacg gtaACCCCGCCCTGCCCAACCCCTACGGCGATCCCAGCCTCACGGCTCCCATCACACCCCTGCAGCAGCTGGTGGCGGAGATCCTGTTTGTGAGGACGAGCTACGTGAAGAAGATCATCGAGGACTGCAGCAACTCTGAGGAGACGGTGAAGCTGCTGCGCTTCAGCTGCTGGGAGAACCCCCAGTTCTCCTCCacggtgctcagtgagctgctCTGGCAG GTGGCGTACTCCTACACCTACGAGCTCAGGCCTTACCTGGACCTGCTGCTACAGATCCTGCTCATCGAGGACTcctggcagacacacag GATCCACAACGTTCTGAAGGGTATCCCTGACGACCGTGACGGGCTGTTCGACACCATCCAGCGCTCCAAGAACCACTACCAGAAACGAGCCTACCAGTGTATCAAGTGCATGGTGGCCCTCTTCAGTACCTGCACCGTGGCCTACCAGATCCTGCAG agcaACGGGGACCTGAAGCGTAAGTGGACGTGGGCAGTGGAGTGGCTGGGTGACGAGCTGGAGAGGAGGCCGTACACAGGGAACCCCCAGTACACCTACAACAACTGGTCTCCTCCCGTCCAGAGCAACGAGACGTCCAACGGCTACTTCCTGGAGCGCTCGCACAGCGCACGCATGACCCTGGCTAAGGCCTGCGAGCTCTGccctgaggag GAGCCCGATGACCAGGAGGCTCCAGATGATCACGACTCCTCCCCTCCCGAGGATACTGCActgtacccccacccccctgctggCACACagtacca ACAGCAGAACAACCTCCCTCACGGCCAGCCTTACACCGGGCCAGCCGCTCAGCACATGAACGCACCCCAGCGCCCCCCCCAGAGAGCGCAGGAGTCCTGGGAGACCACGGAGGAGGGAGTTCCCCCCCCAGTCCAGGCGAAAGAGTAA